The DNA sequence TTAATTGTTTGTTTTGTTCAACTGAATTATACTTAGGAATTCTTTAAAAATCCACTAATATAATTTAGTGGGTTGATAATATATTGACTAAAGCAAGCACTTGTCTGATAATTTGTTCTTAAAAAGCAAAATATTTATGTGAGGGGTTCCTTAATTGTTATGCTGCTACACAGCCCAGAACTTTTAAGCAAATTATATTAGGATGTGTATAGTACATGATTGCAAGAGGGAGTCACATTATTACTTTAATCATCTGCCAGATTCTTCATATATTGTTTGACAAATTTACAATCAAACCTGATAAATCTGATGGTTGTGCACTGGCTTGACACGACCTAACAATAGAATCGTCataagtgattcttttatgtgtTTTGAATGATTACGGTGCTTGTGTGAGCTAGTAACTCATCTTATATGGAACTGGATAAATCAATAATGACTGTTTCACTTGTGACTTTTCCTTCTTGGTGTATGAAATAAGGTCGTTGAGAGCGGAGGCAAGAACATTGAAGTTGCTGTGATGACGAAAGAGCAAGGCTTGCGTCAACTTGAGGAAGCCGAAATCGATGCTATTGTGGCCGAGATTGAAGCCGAGAAAGCAGCAGCTGAGGCCGCAAAGAAAGCTCCTCCTAAGGAGACATgaattttctgtttcttttttgTATTATGCGATCAATGTTCTTACTAGGTGTTGGCCGTACTTTAGTGAAGCAAAAATTAAAGCCACTGTGGCTAATattgaaacaaaagaaaaacagctGCTGAGGCAGCAAAGAAAGATCGTTTGAGGAGACATTTATTTacttatgtttttctttttcaatttttctcatGAATTGTTCTTGTAGGTGCTATTGGTCCAACACAAAATGAGTGCTTTATTATTTGTGGGTCAAATCatatagaatttaatttataCCGTCACAAATTGAGTTTTGTGTTGAACCATGATCTGACAGGAACTAgcaactagtatatcaacagTTTGAGTTATGGTATACAAGAATATTTAGTAAAAGTTAATATTAACCAGAATATAAGAGTAATCAAGAGCTTTAATGCATTAACTAAATTAGATTATTAGCCTCTAATTTTATCCATTTGGTCTTGAATATCCATCGTACATTCTTTCTTGGAAATTCAGTTGTAGTAGTTTGTCTTCGTTACTGAATACCCAGTGTAGCAGTTTTACTTCATGAAGTTCATATGTACTTTACCAAGAAATTATCATTGCCTTTTTATGATTACAATCAATGAAGTAAGCGAGTTAAAATAGGGAGTAATATCATTCTGATAGTTATAGGAAGGGGGAAAAACTGGACTGTAGGTGGCAAAATCGTAAAAAATAGGACAAAATGATAAATTGGCCCATGCAGGTCTCGAACCTACGACCTTCGCGTTATTAGCACgacgctctaaccaactgagctaataGGCCAGTTGGTAATAGAGCAAGTTATTGTTTTATTAATACATTAAAATATCCACAAGAATATAATTGAAGACCTTCATCGATAGCATCAGGAGGAAGAAACATCTTCAGATTTTGCCATACATACGCTCGCCATGATCGAAGATTACGAGGTTCTCTGTTgttcttttttccttttccccTAAATTCACTCAAGATGTAGTTAAAGTAAAAATTCGaaatttcctatttttaaatgCTTTCAAAAGTAAAAACCCCTGATTTCGTATTTGTCTTCTTTGATTCAACATATTCTGTCGATATCGTTGATACCATTTCCTGTGAATACCATCAATTTTCAGTTTCTCTATCATTTTTGGTTATCGTTTTGAATGTTTTGGATCAATTGTTCGCTTTGAGCTATGAATCTGTTAGTTTATGCTTGTCTTTGCTCTTTTCCTTTTCCAGCTGAATGATAACTCTTGAGAGAATTTCATTAATTTTGCTAGGGTTAGAGTTTTGGGTTCATTCATGGAAGATAGTAAACCTCTTAGAATTTTCCATATAATTTATGTTTGTAAGAGGTTGTACACTTGCACCTCAAAATCTCAAACACATTTTAATTGTGATTCTTGATGGTACTAGTTCATAATGATGGGAAGATAAGCATATGGATAATTTATTTCAGTTACAATTTTTGGAAATGAGAATCATCGTTTGAAGCTAAGTGTTGATGTGACTTATTCTGATTCTGGTTGTTGTTTGGGTTGAAGCTATGCTATCTCTTACCTGATCATACATATGATGGCAAGATAGTTAAGTTCCCCTGAATTTCAGTAAGCATTAACTCAGAATCTTGTATGGTGTTTGACTCGGAATTTGCTTTTTCGATTCTAATTCTTGCTTTAGTGTTTGTTGTTGCCATGGAAAGCTATCTTTTTTGAAAGCTTGGGAGATAAACAGTAGGAAAAAAGTGATGCTTCTGTTCTTACATGTCAAATAAAACAATATACCTTAAATGTATGATTTGATAGAGAAGTTTTGGTTCTGAGCATTAACAACAACTCCATTACTTGGAATTCAAAATAGCTTGTGATTTTGGGGAAAAAAGCATTGGTTTCTTTCTCCTTCCCCTTCAGGTTTCAATCTTACCGGTCGCAGTCTGTGTGGAGCGAGTAATTGCATTCACTTTGAACAATTTTTGTGAAAGAACTGAACTGAATTTGGTTTTTCAGGtagaagagaaaaagcaagctgcTGCTGATGTATTGTTTCAATATTCGAAATTCGTGATGGCATCCATTGGAAACCAGGTTCGACCCTGTGATTTGAGGTTACATTTGATGAAGGTATGAGACAACATCCCTGTGCCTGTTGTAACACTTGTTTAGTTATCTATGCTTTCCATCCTTACATAAATGCCATTTATCACTTTCAGGAGATTTCAGGTATGCCAACTTCGTTAAATAGAGAATCAACGCAGGTCGCAGCCTCTCCTGATGCAATGGGGGAGTCATCAAGTTCAGGAACAGCTAGACTCGATAAAGTTGACAGTTTCCGCGCACTGTAGTTGCTAATTGTCATAGTTATTGTCTAAGAAGTGGAATTATGACAACTTTTCATGTCCTATATCTGATTTGATCTATGTAGTTGATCTCACTTTATGTGACAAGATTTCCTTTGTTGATGTTGTTCAGATGTGGTTCCTTAGAAGCACTGTTCTGCATCTTTGCATTGGTACACAAGTTATGTTATCCTTTTGTGTAGTGTCTCATAGTTTTTATAAAAGTGTAATAATGTTTTGTTTCTTGGACAATATATTATCCATTTTCTTCTTAAGCACAAGGCTGATCACCAAAAGTGTTACCTTACAAATAACTTTTGTTTAATGAGTTTTTTATAAACATTTTGAAGTTTTTTTTCTcataaaattatgtttttttttttctggtagaACTCATAAAATTATGTGACTGTCATTATAAATACCCTAGATCTTCTCTTTAGTTTTTTTTCCCCCGGAAGATATGGAAAAAAAATGAgattttaatcattttattaattagttaataatgcaCATCAATATTTAGATATTGCTAAAAGTTATCTttctatttaataataataataggattttttttgtatatactatctaaagaagaagaaaaaactagGACAGAATTATGTATAAAAGTATCCTACTAAACCATGTATATTTCAAAAGTCTTACAAATTGcaagtatttatttatattgttagtttataacaattaaataatttcttaatttatttattcgttaataatttttttttttagtattcatttactatttatataataaaccacaatacataaaaaaaattcgatAATGATATATGATATTACGTAGGCTATTATATAGGAtgtcaaatttttattaaaaagatgaataaccaaaattatttacttatctcaataaataattaaatattgttaTAATTTCTTTTTATGCCATATtggaatgaataaaataaaaataaaaataaaaatatacttaaaaactATATAGTAAACAACTAAAAATATTTCAGGTGCCCAAAAAAAACatatgaataattaaataaaggTAATCAAAATATTAATCTAAGAATGTTAATTACAATAATCAAATATAAATGCACTAATATATTctcattttaataacaaaaaacaaatgtacattttagaaattaagacaacattattttttattaaattgattaaaaaactATGCAACTTTTCCCATATTGGAAGAACAAAATTATgcaaagttttcatttttttttttcttttaagaaatgaCCCGTATTAGTGTTTTATTTATGGTATGAGGAACCCGAACACGTTAACACCGCTAATCTAATATTACATCTTTCAACGGCTACTTTCTAACGGCTacccatttttcaaaaacttaaaaacCTGAACTCATCCGCATGAACAATCCCACACTCTCTTCTctctgctttttcttcttctaatcaCTCATTCTTCTGCTTCTTCATTTTCAACACTGTTCTACTCTATCTTCTCTCAAcagaaacaaaaagaagaaaagaatttaTCTTTTTTGCCTTTCACTTTTGATAATAATGTTGCAAGATATGTGGAATGCTCCCCCAGGATTCAGACCAACAAAGTCTGCACCTTCGTCGCCGGCGAAGCCTCTCGGGGTTCCAAGAACACGCTCTGAATCTTTCCACGTCACTCACAAGGTTCCCGTTGGTGACAGTCCCTATGTTAGAGCAAAAAATGTTCAGGTTAGGATCTTGGTTAACTTGCTTCTTTCTTggtgttttgattcataaaatgctccaaactaatttaactaattatgatttttttttatctaattctttttttttctttgtttcagtTGGTGGATAAGGATCCAGAGAGAGCAATTCCACTGTTTTGGGCAGCCATTAATGCCGGAGATAGAGTAGATAGTGCTTTGAAAGACATGGCAATTGTGATGAAGCAGCAGAACCGGGCTGAAGAAGCCATCGAAGCCATTAAATCTCTTCGAAGTAGATGCTCTGATCAAGCACAAGAATCCCTTGATAACATCCTCTTGGATCTTTACAAGGTAATTATTattaagatgatgatgatgatgcatcCAATGCGCACCAGTGTATTTAATTGTTTCTAGTTTCTAAGTGTTAGTCCTTCAACATTGTTCACTAGCAATGCTGAAAAACTCAATGTTAAATCTTGTTTTCTTCACAGAGATGTGGTAGACTTGATGATCAAATTGGTCTATTGAAGCACAAGCTGTTCTTGATTCAACAAGGATTGGCTTTCAATGGCAAGCGTACAAAGACTGCGAGATCTCAAGGGAAAAAGTTTCAAGTATCTGTGGAACAAGAAGCCACAAGGTTACTGGTATGAAGAAAATTGTAAACTTCAGAGTCTCAATTTTAACTtgtgtcatttatttattttgattcttATATTTATGTGTCCTTGTGATCATTTAACTTGGGAatactttgttttctttttcttttttttctgttttatatCTATTTGATATGCATTGTGATTAAGTGAATTTTTCCATCACAAATTACATGAAACTGAGCTGAATTTGTTGTTGTGAATGTGTAGGGGAACTTGGGATGGGCATTGATGCAGCAGAACAACTATGTAGAAGCAGAAGAGGCCTATCGGCGCGCGCTATCAATAGCTCCAGACAACAACAAGATGTGCAATCTAGGCATCTGTCTGATGAAGCAAGGGAGGATAAGCGAGGCAAAAGAGACCCTCTTTAGAGTGAAACCGGCTGTCCCGGACGGCCCAAGAGGCTCAGATTCCCATCTCAAGGCCTATGAAAGGGCACAGCAAATGCTCAAAGACCTCGAATCCGAGATGATGAGCAAAGGAAATGGTGATAGGATTGAACAGAAGAGACTCTTTGAGGCTTTCTTGGGTTCGTCATCAATTTGGCAGCCTCAGCCTTGTAAGGATCATCATACAAGCATGATGCCATCATCAATGATGAACAATAAGGCAGCAGCACAGGATGAATTTGCCGATGAAAACATCAATTCCAACATAACAACAATAAATCCAGCACCACCACCAATGCAGAAAAGTACCAAACTTGTTAGTGCCATGTTGGGGAATAATTCACTCAATGTTGCAGCCCCACCATTTTATGTATCAAAATCTTCTTTGTCTTTCAAGGAGCCTATGCCACAGCCACCTATTGAGAATCCTTTCTCGGAGACCCTTA is a window from the Arachis hypogaea cultivar Tifrunner chromosome 1, arahy.Tifrunner.gnm2.J5K5, whole genome shotgun sequence genome containing:
- the LOC112796665 gene encoding uncharacterized protein, yielding MIEDYEVEEKKQAAADVLFQYSKFVMASIGNQVRPCDLRLHLMKEISGMPTSLNRESTQVAASPDAMGESSSSGTARLDKVDSFRAL
- the LOC112796683 gene encoding protein POLLENLESS 3-LIKE 2, with the translated sequence MLQDMWNAPPGFRPTKSAPSSPAKPLGVPRTRSESFHVTHKVPVGDSPYVRAKNVQLVDKDPERAIPLFWAAINAGDRVDSALKDMAIVMKQQNRAEEAIEAIKSLRSRCSDQAQESLDNILLDLYKRCGRLDDQIGLLKHKLFLIQQGLAFNGKRTKTARSQGKKFQVSVEQEATRLLGNLGWALMQQNNYVEAEEAYRRALSIAPDNNKMCNLGICLMKQGRISEAKETLFRVKPAVPDGPRGSDSHLKAYERAQQMLKDLESEMMSKGNGDRIEQKRLFEAFLGSSSIWQPQPCKDHHTSMMPSSMMNNKAAAQDEFADENINSNITTINPAPPPMQKSTKLVSAMLGNNSLNVAAPPFYVSKSSLSFKEPMPQPPIENPFSETLKRTRSGNAAGSMRVLNDVGELNNNKLHREIEVPENKTRRRLSLEDNNDEKNKLTDLLPNNKDFEDAILSAILGPPNESHTTTSNDTNSTGIFQNKIDKRLKVFQDITLSLSPRA